One Planctomycetia bacterium genomic window carries:
- the nagB gene encoding glucosamine-6-phosphate deaminase yields the protein MLNNITTEESSRYLRGTRVPTLLFRNSSDASRHVALMIESLIRQNNSAGRSTVLGLATGSTPVGLYRELIKRHRESQLDFSRVVTFNLDEYYPMEPEDTHSYHAWMHANFFQHVNIRPENIHIPDGTIPPDKVDEYCDRYEGMIKRAGGIDIQILGIGRSGHIGFNEPGSTDTSRTRLISLDTVTRRDAASGFFGIENVPHQAITMGVGTILEARQIVLLAFGEHKAPILKPAVEMPPTPAVTASFLQEHNDVTFCLDEAAANELTAVRTPWVVGQVQWSPQNIRRAVVWLSLESKKPLLLLTDEDFRNHELYSLLRDHGPGQKLARRVFEEMATTICYDPGTSLKCSTSEITPAPSTTKKKVLCFSPHPDDDVISMGGTLIHLVGHGHEVHVAYMTSGNIAVFDHDALRFADFIAEFNKHAGIDPGKSKQVTDRISELLTTKKPGQRDSAEVLFIKGLIRSTEARAAALTVGIPPERLHFMDMPFYRTGTIAKMPIGPEDVKVTADLIRSINPGQIYMAGDLSDPHGTHRLCADAILAAVAELQKEGLNPEVWLYRGAWQEWEPHEVDRVVPINPEDMELKKQSIFKHQSQKDRAMFPGGTDEREFWQRAEQRNRHTAALYDQLGLPQFYALEGLVMWRGEGL from the coding sequence ATGCTGAATAATATCACGACCGAAGAATCTTCCCGTTACCTGCGTGGAACGCGTGTTCCCACCCTCCTGTTCCGAAACAGCAGTGATGCATCCCGACATGTTGCTCTGATGATTGAAAGCCTGATCAGGCAGAACAATTCAGCAGGCCGATCAACGGTTCTGGGCCTGGCTACTGGCTCAACGCCTGTCGGCCTGTATCGCGAACTCATCAAGCGGCATCGCGAAAGCCAGCTTGATTTCAGCCGTGTGGTTACGTTCAATCTCGATGAATACTATCCGATGGAACCGGAGGACACGCACAGCTACCATGCCTGGATGCACGCCAATTTCTTTCAACATGTCAACATTCGCCCTGAGAATATTCATATCCCCGATGGCACCATCCCTCCAGACAAAGTGGATGAGTACTGTGATCGCTACGAAGGCATGATCAAGCGGGCCGGCGGAATCGACATTCAGATTCTGGGCATTGGCCGTTCAGGGCATATTGGGTTCAACGAACCAGGCTCGACCGATACCAGCCGCACTCGACTGATTTCGCTCGATACCGTAACCCGCCGTGATGCCGCCAGCGGATTCTTCGGCATCGAAAACGTTCCGCACCAGGCCATCACGATGGGGGTGGGCACCATTCTGGAAGCTCGGCAGATTGTTTTGCTGGCGTTCGGCGAACACAAAGCTCCCATCCTCAAGCCCGCTGTAGAAATGCCACCTACCCCTGCGGTCACCGCCAGCTTTCTGCAGGAACACAATGATGTCACGTTCTGCCTGGATGAGGCAGCAGCCAATGAACTCACCGCGGTTCGCACTCCCTGGGTCGTTGGCCAGGTGCAATGGTCGCCACAAAATATCCGCCGTGCTGTGGTCTGGCTGTCGCTGGAGTCAAAGAAACCCTTACTGCTTCTGACGGATGAAGACTTCCGTAATCATGAACTCTATAGTCTGCTTCGTGATCATGGACCTGGCCAGAAGCTGGCCCGCCGCGTCTTCGAAGAGATGGCTACCACCATCTGCTATGACCCCGGCACAAGCCTGAAATGCAGCACCAGCGAAATTACACCAGCCCCCAGCACCACGAAAAAGAAGGTCCTTTGCTTCAGCCCTCACCCGGATGATGATGTCATCAGTATGGGTGGCACTCTGATTCACCTGGTCGGGCATGGCCACGAAGTGCATGTTGCCTACATGACCAGTGGCAACATTGCCGTGTTTGATCATGATGCCCTGCGCTTTGCTGACTTTATCGCAGAGTTCAACAAGCATGCCGGTATCGATCCAGGCAAGTCCAAGCAGGTGACCGATCGCATCAGCGAACTTCTAACTACCAAGAAACCAGGCCAACGCGACAGTGCAGAAGTGCTCTTCATCAAAGGCCTGATCCGTTCGACCGAGGCTCGTGCAGCAGCCTTGACTGTAGGTATTCCACCTGAACGGCTCCATTTCATGGACATGCCTTTCTATCGCACCGGCACTATTGCCAAGATGCCCATCGGCCCGGAAGACGTCAAAGTCACCGCCGATTTGATTCGATCCATCAATCCGGGGCAAATCTATATGGCAGGTGATTTGTCCGATCCACATGGCACGCACCGATTGTGTGCTGACGCCATTCTGGCTGCTGTGGCGGAACTGCAGAAGGAAGGATTAAACCCCGAAGTCTGGCTCTATCGTGGCGCCTGGCAGGAGTGGGAGCCACACGAAGTAGATCGCGTGGTACCCATTAACCCCGAAGACATGGAACTCAAGAAGCAGTCGATCTTCAAGCATCAATCGCAGAAAGACCGCGCCATGTTCCCCGGCGGCACTGATGAACGCGAATTCTGGCAACGAGCTGAACAACGCAATCGACACACCGCAGCGCTGTACGATCAACTCGGCTTGCCCCAGTTCTATGCACTGGAAGGCCTGGTCATGTGGCGAGGTGAAGGACTTTAA
- a CDS encoding SDR family oxidoreductase has translation MRVVITGGAGFIGSHLSERFLGEGHEVIAIDNLITGAEGNIAPLRKNPKFSFVHHDVSKEINIDGPVDIVLHFASPASPIDYLKYPIQTLKVGSLGTHNTLGLAKAKNARFLIASTSEVYGDPQVHPQTEDYWGHVNPIGIRGVYDEAKRFAEAMTMAYHRAHRVDTRIIRIFNTYGPRMRLDDGRVLPNFMGQALRGEPLTVYGDGGQTRSFCYVDDLVEGIVRLLNVDYHEPVNLGNPAEITILQFAQEIMKLVGEKCEIIYRPLPVDDPKVRQPDISLARKLLGWEPKVDRATGLSQTLNYFRSLVK, from the coding sequence GTGAGAGTAGTTATTACAGGTGGAGCGGGCTTTATTGGTTCTCATTTGAGCGAGCGTTTTCTGGGAGAGGGGCATGAAGTTATCGCAATCGATAATCTGATCACGGGTGCCGAGGGGAATATAGCTCCTTTACGGAAGAATCCCAAGTTCAGTTTTGTCCATCACGATGTTTCCAAAGAGATCAATATTGATGGCCCGGTAGATATCGTGCTGCATTTCGCCTCGCCAGCCAGCCCGATTGATTACTTGAAATATCCGATTCAGACTTTGAAGGTGGGTTCATTGGGCACTCACAATACCCTGGGGTTGGCGAAAGCCAAGAATGCCCGATTTCTCATCGCTAGCACGAGTGAAGTATATGGCGACCCGCAGGTGCATCCGCAAACCGAAGATTACTGGGGCCACGTCAACCCCATTGGTATTCGTGGCGTTTATGATGAGGCCAAACGCTTTGCCGAAGCGATGACGATGGCTTACCACCGGGCACATCGTGTTGACACGCGCATCATTCGTATTTTCAATACTTACGGACCGCGCATGCGGCTGGATGATGGCCGTGTGCTGCCCAACTTCATGGGCCAGGCGCTGCGAGGCGAGCCATTAACGGTCTATGGTGATGGTGGGCAAACTCGAAGCTTCTGTTACGTGGATGACCTGGTCGAAGGAATTGTCAGGCTGCTCAACGTCGATTATCACGAACCGGTGAATCTGGGGAATCCAGCGGAGATCACCATTCTGCAGTTTGCCCAGGAGATCATGAAACTCGTTGGCGAAAAGTGCGAGATCATTTATCGGCCGTTGCCGGTCGATGATCCCAAGGTACGCCAGCCGGATATCAGCTTGGCCCGCAAGCTGCTGGGCTGGGAGCCGAAGGTAGACCGTGCAACAGGCCTGTCGCAAACGCTGAATTATTTCAGGAGCCTGGTGAAGTAA
- a CDS encoding DUF1559 domain-containing protein, with the protein MCRHTRRTAFTLIELLVVIAIIALHMALLLPAIQKVRAAADKMLCASNLRQLATAAHNYHNDYNKLPPGLNLPISTQSGAIFPTNPLVTSGKVQQPPFPGMFASFFELLLPYVEQDNLQKNLNLTQREYANTLGPTSTGAQVVKIFLCPSSAMKDRVVTYTTGGNTYYFGMNSYGANGGTRSWFITNMTTDGVFWINSKVSLSQLTTMDGTSNTFMFGERHHWDPVYTAMDGLGGWAWANYLAPQDYILSTPVPVNYTIPPGTPLTFAVQDNRISAFGSAHPGGANFVFCDGSTRFISLTNNADLPVLQALSTRRGGEIISIDQ; encoded by the coding sequence ATGTGTCGTCATACAAGGCGAACTGCGTTTACACTGATTGAACTGCTGGTGGTCATTGCCATCATTGCCCTACACATGGCGTTATTGCTGCCAGCCATTCAGAAAGTGCGTGCTGCAGCAGATAAAATGCTGTGTGCCAGCAATTTGCGGCAACTGGCAACCGCTGCCCACAATTACCATAACGATTATAACAAATTACCCCCTGGTTTGAACTTGCCCATTTCAACACAGTCAGGCGCCATTTTCCCAACCAATCCATTGGTCACCTCCGGCAAGGTTCAGCAACCTCCCTTCCCTGGCATGTTTGCTTCGTTCTTTGAACTGCTACTGCCCTATGTGGAACAAGATAACCTTCAAAAGAACCTGAACCTGACTCAGCGGGAATATGCCAATACGCTTGGACCAACTTCTACTGGTGCCCAGGTAGTGAAAATCTTCCTCTGCCCTTCCTCTGCCATGAAAGATCGTGTGGTTACCTACACCACCGGCGGCAACACCTATTACTTTGGAATGAACAGCTACGGCGCCAATGGAGGCACGCGTTCCTGGTTTATCACCAACATGACAACGGACGGCGTCTTCTGGATCAACAGCAAAGTCAGCCTTTCACAATTGACCACGATGGATGGAACGAGCAACACGTTCATGTTTGGTGAACGCCATCACTGGGATCCTGTCTACACTGCCATGGACGGCCTGGGTGGCTGGGCCTGGGCAAATTACCTTGCTCCACAGGATTATATCCTCAGCACTCCGGTACCAGTCAATTACACCATCCCACCAGGTACACCATTAACCTTTGCTGTGCAGGATAATCGTATTTCGGCGTTTGGAAGTGCCCATCCCGGTGGAGCCAATTTCGTCTTCTGCGATGGTTCCACCCGTTTCATCTCGCTGACCAACAATGCAGACTTGCCTGTTCTACAAGCCCTCTCCACTCGCCGTGGTGGTGAAATCATCAGTATTGATCAGTAG